A part of Vespertiliibacter pulmonis genomic DNA contains:
- the rsxB gene encoding electron transport complex subunit RsxB: protein MSEQTVFYIFIIIGIIAFIALIFGAILGYSSIKLKVEADPIVEQIDAILPQSQCGQCGYPGCKPYAEAVANGDEITKCIPGGQPVIVQIAELMGVEVPETDAQAPETKVALIHEDRCIGCTKCIAACPVDAIIGTNKAMHTVIADLCTGCELCVAPCPTDCIEMISVKPTAQKWNWQFDQNLIIPVLNTTELKKKWVVGTTENNNAK from the coding sequence ATGTCTGAGCAAACCGTATTTTATATTTTTATCATCATTGGCATTATTGCATTTATTGCACTAATTTTTGGTGCAATTTTAGGCTATTCTTCAATTAAATTAAAAGTAGAAGCCGATCCGATTGTTGAACAAATTGATGCGATTTTGCCCCAAAGCCAATGTGGTCAATGTGGCTATCCGGGCTGTAAGCCCTATGCGGAAGCGGTTGCCAATGGCGATGAAATTACCAAATGTATTCCAGGTGGGCAGCCTGTTATTGTGCAGATTGCGGAACTAATGGGCGTTGAGGTACCAGAAACAGATGCCCAAGCACCAGAAACGAAAGTTGCTCTCATTCACGAAGATAGATGCATTGGCTGTACAAAATGTATTGCAGCTTGTCCTGTTGATGCAATTATTGGCACAAACAAAGCAATGCACACCGTCATTGCTGATTTATGTACTGGTTGCGAATTGTGTGTTGCACCTTGTCCTACGGATTGTATCGAGATGATTAGCGTTAAACCAACCGCCCAAAAATGGAATTGGCAATTTGATCAAAATTTAATTATCCCCGTGTTAAATACAACAGAACTTAAGAAAAAATGGGTGGTAGGCACTACGGAGAATAATAATGCAAAATAA
- the dusA gene encoding tRNA dihydrouridine(20/20a) synthase DusA, whose translation MEQTFYRGRFSVAPMLDWTTRHCRYFHRQFTQQALLYSEMITAPAILNAKYDLLGFDLAENPVALQLGGSDPRQLAECAKLVEERHYAEINLNVGCPSDRVQNGMFGACLMGNAELVARCVEAMREVVNIPVTVKHRIGIDDLDSYEFLCDFIEKIQPYCNDFIVHARKAWLSGLSPRENREIPPLDYERVYQLKKDFPHLKISINGGIKTLEEAKQHLRFVDGVMIGREAYQNPSLLGQVDRELFDKNLPEVTARQAVEQMFPYIEQQLSQGVYLNHLIRPMLGAFQHCKGARQWRRHLSENAHLAGAGIEVVEQALAFVS comes from the coding sequence ATGGAACAAACTTTTTACCGTGGGCGATTTTCTGTTGCCCCAATGCTAGATTGGACAACACGTCATTGCCGTTATTTTCATCGGCAATTTACCCAACAGGCTTTGTTATATAGTGAAATGATAACGGCTCCTGCAATTTTAAATGCAAAATACGATCTACTGGGCTTTGATCTTGCCGAAAATCCCGTTGCATTGCAGTTGGGGGGAAGTGATCCTCGTCAGTTAGCTGAATGTGCTAAATTAGTTGAAGAACGTCATTATGCTGAAATCAACTTGAATGTAGGGTGTCCCTCAGACCGAGTGCAAAATGGAATGTTTGGTGCGTGTTTAATGGGGAATGCTGAATTGGTTGCTCGTTGTGTTGAAGCAATGAGAGAAGTAGTAAATATTCCTGTTACGGTTAAACATCGTATAGGCATTGATGATCTAGATAGCTATGAATTTTTATGCGATTTTATTGAAAAAATTCAACCATATTGCAATGATTTTATTGTACACGCACGTAAAGCGTGGCTATCGGGGTTAAGCCCTAGGGAAAATCGGGAAATTCCACCTTTGGATTATGAACGAGTGTATCAGCTTAAGAAAGATTTCCCCCATTTAAAGATCAGTATCAATGGTGGAATTAAAACACTTGAGGAAGCTAAACAGCATTTACGTTTTGTTGATGGGGTAATGATTGGGCGTGAAGCCTATCAAAATCCGTCTTTGTTGGGGCAAGTTGATCGTGAATTATTTGACAAAAATCTTCCTGAAGTAACCGCTAGACAAGCGGTAGAACAGATGTTCCCTTATATTGAACAGCAATTAAGCCAAGGGGTATATCTTAATCATCTTATTCGTCCAATGTTAGGAGCATTTCAGCATTGTAAAGGGGCAAGACAGTGGCGACGCCACCTAAGTGAAAACGCTCATCTAGCGGGGGCTGGTATTGAGGTTGTTGAGCAAGCATTGGCATTTGTTAGTTAA
- a CDS encoding electron transport complex subunit E, whose product MLENQIPIKQIVEEKHSVEPSMWKTLFTQGVWSNNGALVQLLGLCPLLAVSNNITNALGLGVATLLVLVITNTAVSVFRKWIPHDIRIPIYVMIIATAVTTIQLLMNAFAYPVYQSLGIFIPLIVTNCIVIGRAEAFASKNSILHSAFDGFSMGLGVLLSLILLGALREIIGNGTLFDGLDLLLGSWAKGAKMDLLHIDSGLLLAILPPGAFIGLGILLGLKNLIDQRKKQKSHNLYRAKNGT is encoded by the coding sequence ATGTTAGAGAATCAAATCCCCATTAAACAGATTGTAGAAGAAAAACATTCTGTAGAACCTTCTATGTGGAAAACCCTTTTTACACAAGGGGTGTGGTCAAATAATGGAGCATTAGTTCAATTATTAGGGCTTTGTCCTTTGTTAGCTGTATCGAATAATATAACTAATGCACTTGGATTGGGGGTAGCGACATTATTAGTATTAGTGATTACCAATACGGCGGTTTCTGTTTTTCGGAAGTGGATACCGCACGATATTCGTATTCCGATTTATGTAATGATTATTGCCACAGCGGTAACCACAATTCAACTATTGATGAATGCGTTTGCCTATCCTGTTTACCAGTCATTAGGAATTTTTATTCCCTTGATTGTTACAAACTGTATTGTTATTGGGCGTGCAGAAGCGTTTGCTTCTAAAAATAGTATTTTACATTCTGCATTTGATGGTTTTTCAATGGGGCTAGGTGTATTGTTAAGCCTTATTTTACTAGGAGCTTTGCGAGAAATTATTGGAAATGGCACGTTATTTGATGGTTTAGATTTACTATTAGGCAGCTGGGCAAAAGGGGCAAAAATGGATCTTCTGCATATTGATTCAGGATTGCTATTGGCTATTTTGCCACCGGGTGCATTTATCGGGCTGGGAATTCTTTTAGGGTTGAAGAATTTAATTGATCAACGTAAGAAGCAGAAATCACATAACTTATATAGGGCAAAAAATGGAACGTGA
- the rsxG gene encoding electron transport complex subunit RsxG, protein MKTSKITLRYGLILGLVALICTAISTAIYLLTQSKIEQVTAQQQRQLLLEVVPQNYFDNDLLATCKKINLPEFPFLNKIFIAKKQQEPTAYAIQATAPDGYSGNIVLLIGIDPKGTILGVRTLEHKETPGLGDKIETRVSDWIYDFSNQPFNPDNQEQWAVKKDGGQFDQFTGATITPRAVVNMVRKSGNWAIETLNSQPNVTDTFEQCN, encoded by the coding sequence ATGAAAACATCAAAAATTACATTGCGTTATGGGCTGATTCTTGGTCTTGTTGCGTTGATCTGTACTGCAATTTCAACGGCAATTTATTTACTCACTCAATCTAAAATTGAGCAAGTAACTGCTCAACAGCAACGGCAGTTATTATTGGAAGTTGTCCCACAAAACTATTTTGATAATGATTTATTGGCAACCTGTAAAAAGATAAATTTACCTGAGTTCCCATTTCTAAATAAAATATTTATTGCAAAAAAACAGCAAGAACCAACCGCTTATGCTATTCAAGCCACCGCACCAGATGGCTATTCAGGCAATATTGTTCTGCTGATTGGAATTGACCCAAAAGGTACAATTCTTGGTGTGCGAACACTTGAACATAAAGAAACACCAGGGCTTGGAGATAAAATTGAAACCCGAGTGTCAGACTGGATTTACGATTTTTCTAATCAACCATTTAATCCAGATAATCAGGAACAATGGGCAGTGAAGAAAGATGGTGGCCAGTTTGACCAATTTACGGGGGCAACAATTACACCAAGAGCGGTTGTTAATATGGTGAGAAAAAGTGGTAATTGGGCAATAGAAACATTGAATAGCCAGCCTAACGTCACTGACACTTTTGAGCAATGTAACTAA
- a CDS encoding site-specific recombinase, whose protein sequence is MKKIQLKTKNDLTPFIEYKLAENDIFGLLDGLFDWLRHANDDTRQRLYAVITLLKKNETLGQQLAGQLCRWLCGMRIYPLLISRGILARENFGREMKNRLYEKINPSFKDVNDLRDVFFLLFNRKEDAKWLNHLPLFYWNSLLNLLSQYATPHERETVRNHLRYEGLFAIEMLSIWIAAEEMDPELMRLEPTLLEADSSFVSLQREVAHWVEAQRKNEHYDIAHLEVMFEQSQDLIERLQKKGGTAGSSLEVAHLLERLSQTLVRLAELMNVFSSNRSLSRRMLHLTGELAVASADQHSVSNLWKQSVKMLSRSITQNTSDHGEHYITRNKKEYLGMFYSAAAGGVLIAIMALIKIYIGNVVEGKTLKSLLEALNYGIGFVIIFMLHFTVATKQPAMTAARFAEAVERNPQGRAVDMKLAQLLVDVLRSQSIAVVGNVLIAVSLSAIIAMLFAHWFNAPLLNNEQVNYQLHSLDISGGTLWFAAIAGVWLFCSGIISGFFDNRTNYLNLRMRLQQHPLLKRLMPITMRERFANYMHDNYGSIMGNLCFGFLLGLTGLIGYWAGLPLDIRHVAFSSANLGYATISGELSWAIFLHNLWFVLLIGLVNLIVSFSLTLWVALRSLNAEIDSWKNIAKCVGQIIKERPLSLILPLQLESNEK, encoded by the coding sequence TTGAAAAAAATACAATTAAAAACTAAAAATGACTTAACCCCATTTATTGAATATAAATTAGCAGAAAATGATATATTCGGTTTACTTGATGGATTATTTGATTGGCTTCGCCACGCAAATGATGATACTCGTCAACGTCTCTATGCGGTCATTACGCTACTAAAAAAGAATGAAACTCTCGGGCAACAATTAGCAGGACAACTCTGCCGTTGGCTATGTGGAATGCGGATTTATCCTCTACTGATTAGTCGTGGCATTCTTGCCCGTGAAAATTTTGGGCGTGAAATGAAAAATCGCCTTTATGAGAAAATCAATCCCTCTTTTAAAGATGTGAATGACCTACGTGATGTCTTTTTTCTACTGTTTAACCGTAAAGAAGATGCAAAATGGTTAAACCATTTACCCCTATTTTATTGGAATTCACTTTTAAACCTCTTAAGCCAATACGCCACACCTCACGAAAGGGAAACCGTACGTAACCATTTACGTTATGAAGGGCTATTTGCTATCGAAATGCTCTCAATTTGGATCGCCGCAGAAGAGATGGATCCTGAATTAATGCGACTAGAACCAACGCTACTTGAAGCGGATAGTTCATTTGTTAGCTTACAACGAGAAGTTGCCCATTGGGTAGAAGCACAACGTAAAAATGAGCATTATGATATTGCTCATTTAGAAGTAATGTTTGAACAAAGCCAAGATTTAATTGAACGTTTACAGAAAAAAGGTGGAACAGCTGGTTCTTCACTTGAAGTTGCGCACTTATTAGAAAGATTATCACAAACCTTAGTACGCCTTGCAGAATTGATGAACGTATTTTCTTCCAACCGCAGTTTATCACGCCGAATGTTACATTTAACGGGTGAACTTGCTGTCGCCTCAGCGGATCAACATAGTGTGTCAAATTTATGGAAACAAAGTGTAAAAATGCTTTCCCGTAGTATTACGCAAAATACCAGCGATCACGGCGAGCACTATATTACTCGCAATAAAAAAGAATATTTAGGTATGTTTTATTCTGCAGCTGCTGGTGGCGTATTAATTGCAATTATGGCGTTAATTAAAATTTATATTGGTAATGTCGTTGAAGGTAAAACACTAAAAAGCCTACTTGAAGCCCTAAATTATGGAATAGGTTTTGTGATTATCTTTATGCTTCATTTCACGGTTGCGACTAAACAGCCAGCAATGACTGCCGCGCGTTTTGCCGAAGCTGTTGAACGAAATCCACAAGGCAGAGCCGTAGATATGAAATTAGCACAATTATTAGTTGATGTATTACGTTCCCAAAGTATTGCTGTTGTAGGAAATGTGTTGATAGCGGTGAGTTTATCGGCAATTATTGCAATGCTATTCGCTCACTGGTTTAATGCCCCACTATTAAATAATGAACAAGTAAACTATCAACTTCATTCTCTTGATATTTCCGGAGGAACATTATGGTTTGCGGCAATCGCTGGAGTGTGGCTATTCTGTTCTGGCATTATTTCAGGCTTTTTTGATAATCGCACTAACTATCTAAATTTGCGTATGCGTCTGCAACAGCATCCGTTGCTAAAACGTCTAATGCCAATAACTATGCGTGAACGCTTTGCTAATTATATGCACGATAATTATGGCTCAATAATGGGAAATCTCTGTTTTGGTTTTTTACTCGGTTTAACAGGGCTTATTGGTTACTGGGCAGGGCTACCATTAGATATACGCCACGTTGCATTTTCATCAGCTAATTTGGGCTATGCCACAATCAGCGGTGAACTCTCTTGGGCTATATTCTTACATAATTTATGGTTTGTATTACTTATTGGGCTAGTAAATTTGATTGTCAGCTTTTCTCTAACCTTATGGGTGGCATTACGCTCTCTTAATGCTGAAATTGATAGCTGGAAGAACATTGCAAAATGTGTTGGACAAATTATTAAAGAACGTCCATTAAGTTTAATTCTTCCCCTTCAATTAGAATCAAATGAGAAGTAG
- the rsxC gene encoding electron transport complex subunit RsxC: protein MQNNVLSRIRQGKLWEFPGGIHPPEMKKQSNQKPIRTLHLPKYFYVPVVQHSGSAGEVIVKLGESVLKGQPLTQGDNFRQLPVHSPTSGKIVGIEPYVSSHPSGIAELTIVIETDGKDQWIERKPVENFLQLTSGEIIQKIYQAGIAGLGGAVFPTSSKLSFAEKRCKVLIINGAECEPYITCDDRLMQDYPFELLEGIRILRYVLRPEEVILAIEDNKPKAIEAVKNALKGANDISLRVIPTKYPSGASDQLVQILTGLEIPQGKRTIELGIVMHNVGTAFAVKRAIIDDEPLIERVVTLTGDKVRNKGNVWARLGTPILHLLEQVDYQQDERFPVFLGGPLMGFILPSLHSPITKTANCIIAPDHFEYAPPQPERSCIRCSSCSDACPVGLLPQQLYWFARSENHEKSTEYHLDACIECGVCAYVCPSYIPLIQYFRQEKAKIAEVEEKARKAEEAKQRFEAREARLNKEKEARTARIQQAAEKRREEVANSAGEDPVKAALARLKAKKNEESQATQANPSPNIVVKANGEPDNSDLMAQRRARRLAKQAEQAVSSEHSLATKAVKGEVAEQDTDPRKAAVAAALARAKARKAQQQHSSQESQREDVQAVSSEHSFANKTVQDEVAEQDADLRKAAVAAALARAKARKAQQQHSSQENQREDVQAVSSEHSFANKTVQDEVAEQDADPRKAAVAAAIARAKARKAQQQHSSQENQREDVQAVSSEHSFANKTVQDEVAEQDADPRKAAVAAAIARAKARKAQQQHSSQENQREDVQAMSSEHSLATKVVKDEVAEQDIDPRKAAVAAAIARAKAKKEAQLKQ from the coding sequence ATGCAAAATAATGTATTAAGCCGTATTCGCCAAGGTAAATTATGGGAGTTCCCAGGTGGAATTCACCCGCCTGAAATGAAAAAACAATCGAATCAAAAACCGATTCGTACATTACATTTGCCTAAATATTTCTATGTGCCAGTAGTACAACATTCTGGGAGCGCAGGCGAGGTGATCGTTAAACTTGGTGAGAGTGTCCTAAAAGGGCAACCATTAACCCAAGGAGATAATTTCCGTCAATTACCTGTTCATAGCCCGACATCGGGGAAAATTGTTGGTATTGAGCCGTATGTATCTTCTCACCCTTCGGGTATTGCTGAATTAACGATTGTGATCGAAACAGACGGCAAAGATCAATGGATAGAACGTAAGCCAGTTGAGAATTTTTTACAACTAACAAGCGGTGAGATTATCCAAAAAATTTACCAAGCAGGCATTGCAGGTTTAGGCGGCGCAGTATTTCCAACGTCTAGTAAACTTAGTTTTGCAGAAAAACGTTGTAAGGTATTGATTATCAATGGTGCAGAATGTGAACCTTACATTACCTGTGATGATCGCTTAATGCAAGACTATCCCTTTGAGCTTTTAGAAGGCATTCGTATTTTGCGGTATGTGTTACGCCCAGAAGAGGTAATACTAGCGATTGAAGATAACAAGCCAAAAGCAATTGAAGCGGTTAAAAATGCTCTTAAAGGAGCTAATGATATTAGTTTACGTGTTATTCCAACTAAATATCCGTCTGGTGCAAGCGATCAATTAGTCCAAATTTTAACAGGCTTAGAAATTCCGCAAGGTAAACGAACCATCGAGTTAGGCATTGTAATGCATAATGTGGGAACAGCATTTGCCGTTAAACGAGCGATCATTGATGATGAACCGCTTATTGAGCGAGTTGTTACCCTAACAGGTGATAAAGTGCGTAATAAAGGGAATGTTTGGGCAAGGCTTGGTACACCCATTTTACATTTACTTGAACAGGTTGATTATCAACAAGATGAGCGTTTTCCCGTTTTTCTTGGTGGGCCATTGATGGGCTTTATTTTACCCTCGTTACATTCACCGATTACGAAAACAGCAAACTGTATTATTGCCCCCGATCATTTTGAATATGCTCCACCGCAACCAGAGCGAAGCTGTATCCGCTGTTCAAGTTGTTCAGACGCTTGCCCTGTTGGGCTGTTACCGCAACAGCTTTATTGGTTTGCTCGTTCAGAAAATCACGAAAAATCAACGGAATATCATCTTGACGCCTGTATTGAATGTGGGGTATGTGCTTATGTCTGCCCGAGTTATATTCCATTAATTCAATATTTCCGTCAGGAAAAAGCAAAAATTGCCGAAGTTGAAGAGAAAGCTCGCAAAGCTGAAGAAGCAAAACAACGATTTGAAGCTCGTGAAGCACGTTTAAACAAAGAAAAAGAAGCTCGTACGGCTCGTATTCAACAAGCAGCAGAAAAACGCCGAGAAGAAGTAGCAAATAGTGCTGGAGAAGATCCAGTAAAAGCCGCATTAGCTCGTTTAAAAGCGAAGAAAAATGAAGAATCTCAGGCAACCCAAGCTAACCCATCGCCAAATATTGTGGTAAAAGCTAATGGCGAGCCAGATAATAGTGATTTAATGGCACAACGTAGAGCTAGACGTTTAGCAAAACAAGCAGAACAAGCGGTCAGTTCAGAACATTCTTTGGCAACTAAGGCAGTTAAAGGCGAAGTGGCAGAACAAGATACAGACCCACGCAAAGCAGCCGTAGCAGCAGCGCTTGCCCGAGCCAAAGCAAGAAAAGCTCAACAGCAACATTCATCTCAAGAAAGCCAAAGGGAAGATGTGCAAGCGGTGAGTTCGGAACATTCTTTTGCAAATAAAACGGTTCAAGACGAAGTGGCAGAACAAGATGCAGATCTACGCAAAGCAGCCGTAGCAGCAGCGCTTGCCCGAGCTAAAGCGAGAAAGGCGCAACAGCAACATTCATCTCAAGAGAACCAGAGAGAAGATGTGCAAGCGGTGAGTTCGGAACATTCTTTTGCAAATAAAACGGTTCAAGACGAAGTGGCAGAACAAGATGCAGATCCACGCAAAGCCGCTGTAGCCGCAGCTATTGCTCGAGCCAAAGCAAGAAAAGCTCAACAGCAGCATTCATCTCAAGAAAATCAAAGGGAAGATGTGCAAGCGGTGAGTTCGGAACATTCTTTTGCAAATAAAACGGTTCAAGACGAAGTGGCAGAACAAGATGCAGATCCACGCAAAGCAGCCGTAGCCGCAGCTATTGCTCGAGCCAAAGCAAGAAAAGCTCAACAGCAGCATTCATCTCAAGAGAACCAAAGGGAAGATGTGCAAGCGATGAGTTCGGAACACTCTTTGGCAACTAAGGTAGTTAAAGACGAAGTGGCAGAACAAGATATAGACCCACGCAAAGCCGCTGTAGCCGCAGCTATTGCTCGAGCCAAAGCAAAAAAAGAGGCTCAACTTAAACAATAA
- the rsxD gene encoding electron transport complex subunit RsxD, with amino-acid sequence MLWVIAAMLPALGMMCYFFGYGVLIQIALAVSLAIVIELLVAKLRNKHILFYVEDLSGILTALILAMAIPPYAPYWLILIGIAVSLLLAKHVYGGLGQNLFNPAMIGYAFLLVSFPLQMTSWLPPLDLLSEPPTLGDSFSLIFSGITSDGFSIHQLINSADGITQATVLDGAKTTLSKITDLNKLETLSAQLSDQVLFGGWGQINLAFLAGGLVLIYKRIIHWQIPFSILVVFAILSGMTDLLTYCAWSMPHHLLSGAMMFGAFFIATDPVSASITPKGKLIFGGLVGLLIYLIRYYGNYPDGIAFAVLLANICVPLIDHYTQPRLYGTKSKRK; translated from the coding sequence ATGTTGTGGGTTATTGCTGCAATGTTGCCTGCTTTGGGAATGATGTGCTATTTTTTTGGTTATGGAGTGCTAATTCAAATTGCTTTGGCAGTGAGCTTGGCGATTGTTATTGAACTTTTGGTCGCAAAATTACGCAATAAACATATTCTTTTTTATGTTGAAGATTTATCAGGCATTTTAACCGCATTGATTTTAGCAATGGCAATTCCACCCTATGCTCCTTATTGGCTAATTTTAATTGGAATTGCTGTGTCGTTATTGTTAGCTAAGCACGTTTATGGTGGTTTGGGACAAAATTTATTTAATCCTGCAATGATTGGTTATGCCTTCTTGTTAGTCTCTTTTCCATTACAAATGACATCTTGGCTACCTCCATTAGATTTATTAAGTGAACCCCCTACTTTGGGGGATAGTTTTTCACTCATTTTTAGTGGCATAACGTCTGATGGGTTTTCCATTCATCAATTAATTAATAGTGCTGATGGTATTACGCAAGCAACCGTGTTAGATGGTGCTAAAACAACCTTATCTAAAATCACAGATCTTAATAAACTTGAAACGTTATCAGCTCAATTAAGTGATCAAGTGCTATTTGGTGGTTGGGGACAGATCAATCTTGCCTTTTTAGCTGGAGGCTTAGTCTTAATTTACAAACGTATTATTCATTGGCAAATTCCGTTTTCAATATTAGTTGTGTTTGCAATATTAAGTGGAATGACAGATTTGCTAACTTACTGTGCGTGGTCAATGCCCCATCATCTTTTAAGTGGTGCGATGATGTTTGGTGCATTTTTTATTGCAACTGATCCCGTTTCTGCTTCTATTACGCCAAAAGGTAAACTTATTTTTGGCGGATTAGTTGGGCTATTGATTTATCTTATCCGCTATTATGGAAATTATCCTGATGGCATTGCATTTGCTGTATTACTAGCGAATATTTGTGTGCCATTGATTGATCATTATACCCAACCCCGTTTATATGGTACAAAGAGTAAGAGAAAATAG
- a CDS encoding trimeric intracellular cation channel family protein — protein sequence MMMAITDIFPSFPWSFLFVQDLIGTIVFAISGAIAARQHKMDIFGMFVLAFVTGVGGGTLRDVMIGSTPVFWMKQPIYVLMISLAVIITAICKKRLGSHRWQLGLFIFDAIGLGVFTVIGVQKGLNFGLHPLICIALGGVTGCFGGLIRDILRNEVPTILQREVYVTASLIGGIIFILFRDAGFESNWVDVATVVTVIAIRVFTARFNLHLPKI from the coding sequence ATGATGATGGCAATTACTGATATTTTTCCGTCTTTCCCGTGGTCTTTTCTATTTGTTCAAGACTTAATTGGAACAATTGTATTTGCAATTTCAGGTGCGATTGCTGCCCGACAGCATAAAATGGATATTTTCGGTATGTTTGTGTTAGCATTTGTTACTGGAGTGGGTGGTGGTACGCTACGAGATGTGATGATCGGTAGTACCCCCGTGTTTTGGATGAAACAACCTATTTATGTATTGATGATTAGCCTTGCAGTAATTATCACAGCAATTTGTAAAAAACGCTTGGGATCTCACCGCTGGCAGCTAGGATTATTTATTTTTGATGCGATTGGCTTAGGTGTATTTACAGTAATTGGAGTACAAAAAGGGTTAAATTTTGGCTTACATCCGTTAATTTGTATTGCTTTAGGCGGAGTAACGGGCTGTTTTGGTGGTTTAATTCGGGATATTTTACGCAATGAAGTGCCAACGATTTTGCAACGAGAAGTTTATGTAACGGCAAGTTTAATTGGTGGTATTATTTTTATTCTCTTCCGTGATGCAGGCTTTGAAAGTAATTGGGTTGATGTTGCAACTGTGGTTACTGTAATTGCAATTCGAGTGTTTACTGCTCGTTTTAATTTGCATTTACCAAAAATTTAA
- the rsxA gene encoding electron transport complex subunit RsxA, whose protein sequence is MIEYILLVISTALINNFVLVKFLGICPFMGVSKKIETAIGMGMATTFVLTVASLSAYLVESYILVPLNIQFLRTLVFILVIAVIVQLTEMIVHKTSPTLYRLLGIYLPLITTNCAVLGVALLNVNLSNNLVESVLYGFSASAGFSLVLVLFSALRERLVAADIPTIFQGASIALITAGLMSLSFMGFTGLVKM, encoded by the coding sequence ATGATTGAATATATTTTGTTAGTGATTAGCACAGCCCTAATCAATAATTTCGTCTTAGTAAAGTTTTTAGGGATCTGCCCTTTTATGGGCGTATCAAAGAAAATTGAAACAGCTATTGGAATGGGAATGGCAACAACATTTGTTCTAACGGTTGCTTCGTTATCAGCTTATTTAGTGGAAAGTTATATTTTAGTGCCGTTAAATATTCAATTTCTTAGAACTTTAGTCTTTATTTTAGTGATTGCAGTAATTGTGCAATTAACTGAAATGATTGTGCATAAAACAAGCCCTACGCTTTATCGTTTACTAGGCATTTACCTCCCTCTTATCACAACAAATTGTGCGGTGTTGGGGGTTGCATTATTAAATGTCAATCTATCTAACAATTTAGTGGAATCTGTCTTGTATGGCTTTAGTGCTTCAGCTGGTTTTTCCCTTGTCTTAGTGCTTTTTTCTGCGCTGCGTGAACGTTTAGTGGCGGCAGATATACCTACTATTTTTCAAGGTGCTTCGATCGCTTTAATTACCGCAGGGCTAATGTCGCTCTCATTTATGGGCTTTACTGGCTTGGTTAAAATGTAA